gatcgcaccactgtactccagccctgggcgacagagcgagagcgagactctgtctcaaaaaaaaaagtgtgctgtGAGGCCACAcaagacatggtggctcatgcctgtaattccagtgctttgggaggcaggaggatctcctgaggtcaggagtacaagatcagcctgggcaacacagtgagatcccatctctacaaaaaataaaaaataatttagccaGTTGtgagttgtggtggcacatgcctgcaatcccagctactcaggaagctgaggcaggagaatcgcttgaactcaggagtttaaggctgcagtgaggtatgatcgtgccactgcattccagcctgggcaacacagcaagaccctgtctctcaaaaaaaatgttggggagctgggggcggtggctcacgtccgtaatctcggcactttgggaggccgaggtgggcggatcatgaggtcaggagatcgagaccatcctggcgaacacggtgaaaccccgtctctactacaaatacaaaaaaagtagccggtcgtggtggcgggtgcctgtagtcccagctactcgggaggctgaggcaggagaatggcgtgaacccgggaggcagagcttgcagtgagccaagatcgcgccactgcactccagcctgggcaacagagcgagactccatctaaaaacaaaacaaaacaaaacagaagtggGGAGCGGATGGTGCAGTAGAAGCTCCCTCAAGGCTAAATGGGGAGAAGAGACCACGGCTTGAAGCTTCACCAGGACCCCTGGAGTCTGATCCTCCTAGATTcttctcactccttccctccttcccaagGCCCCACATTAGCCAGTAGGGTCCATGCTCCCAACCCACTTACTCCTCTCCTTGCAGCAGACAGACACCTGGAGCCTCAAGCACTGGCCAGAACTCTCTGGAGTTGGCACCGCTGGGTAGTGGGAAAGTGGGAAGAAGAAGTTAGCACAAGGAGTCACCCCTTTGTATGCCTCAGACTGTTTCGGACCCTCCCAGCTTTTCTTCTCTCCAGGTCCCTGGAAAGCATTTCCTTACTTTGGGGCCACACCCATGTATCAGGCCCCGTCCAGTCCTCTCATCTCCCTGGCCCCCTTTCCTAGCTCCTACTTTCTCCTTTCTAGACATTTCCCTCCTCAGTCCTGAGTTCAGCCCATACCCCAACCCAATGTACATTAGAgacccagccccctcctcctcccaggcctctccttccccctccctacCCTTCTGGTACACAAGAGGTGTCCAGTGTGCCCTTGGCCACTCACAGATGTAGTAGTAAGTCTCTCCAGGTAAGAACTCAAAGCCGAGGGAGAAGGGTGTGAAGCGCTGAATCTTCTCTGAGAATTGGACATGGCCAAAGGGCAGGGAGCACACCCAGCGCTTGTAGGCCCGGGGGCCCTCTGCCTGGCAGGACTCATAGCCTGGCCAGTCCACCATGTATAAAGCAAACGTCTCGGGGCCCTCAGGGGGCCCTGGGCCTTCATAGTGGGGGCAGACAATGTCTAGGTAATCGTTGAGGCCCAGCTCCACCACGGCGTCTCCTCGAAGCAACCTGCAGGCATAACACACGGGTGGGCTGAGGAGCGGAGGGCACCACACCATGGCCATGGAGGCCAGAGACACCCCTTCTCAGAGGCCCCTGCCAGCCTCTCCTCCACTCATGTGCAACGGAGCAGCTCAGGAAGGCCTGAGGTTCCCAGACTGACAACTCTTGAGAGACAAAGAGAGTGCAAGAAATGGATGAGATGATCGATTCACAGGTTCCGAGAGGCTAAGACCTGCAGTGCCCATAACCACACAGCTTAGATGTGAGAAGCAGGGTCGCCACACCCTGTCTTACAGGCTGGAGCTGCCACACACCTCTCTAGCTCCAGTGCCCAACACTCAACGTGGTACAGCACCAGGCTTGATCAATGTCAGGTGGATGGATGCAGTGAAGAAGCTGGGCAGAGAGGCAGGAGGTACAGTTGCACACAGTGCAGCTGCAGACACAGAGGTGGAGACAGGGGTTGGGAAAGGTCTCCTCAAACACAGATATAAAGTGAGGAACACTGTCCTTTAGACTGACTTCAACCCAAGGGTGAAAAGAATGTCAtggtaaaaaaaagaatgagggaggccaggtgtggtggctcacatctgaatcccagcactttgggaggccgaggtgggaggatcgcttgaggccaggagttcaagaccagcctgggcaacatggtgagactgtctctaccataaataaataaataaataggctaggcgcggtggctcacgcttgtaatcccagcacttcgggaggctgaggcgggcggatcatgaggtcaggagatcaagaccatcctggctaacatagtgaaaccctgtctctactaagaatataaaaagaaaattagccgggcgtggtggcgggcacctgtagtctcagctactcgggaggttgaggcaggagaatggcgtgaacccgggaggcagagcttgcagtaagccgagattgcgccactgcactccagcctgggagacagagcaagactccatctcaaaataaataaataaataaataaataaataaataaataaataaataaaggccatgagtggtggtgcactcctgtagtcccagctacttgggaggctgaggcaggaggatccttagAGTCCACGAGCTCCTGTAGTGAGCTattatgccactccactacagcctgggtgacagagcaagaccctgtctctaaattctaaaaattaaaaaaaaaaaaaaaaaagaatgagggagTGGGTGCTAGGTGCCTTCCTTTTTTGGCCAGGAGGAGCAAGTGCCAGGCATGGGGGGAGTCCACATACTACCCAGTCTTCAGTCTTCTCGGGACTCCCTTCCCCACCTCTTGGGAGCTGCCTGGGGAAGCCAGCACAGGTGGGAAGGGCTGGAAGGGGCGGCTCCCCACAGTACCGAATGCTGCATGAACCACCCCCCATACCACAAACACAGCGAAGCGTGATTTAGGAAAAGCTTCCAATGAGTGGTCCAAGGACCACCTGTATCAGTTCTGATTAGAAATGAAGATTCCTGGGCTCAGCCAGCCCAGACTTACCAGAACGCAAGCTGAGCAAGGCCACGGTCTTGGTAAGTTTTGTTCTACCGCATCCCCCGTGCCTGGAAAAGTGCCCAGCACAAGACAgcgttcaacaaatatttgtggattgAATGAATGAGCCAGAAACCTTAAGATTGGGAGGTGAGAAACCTGAATTTTTAACAGGTCCTCCAAGTGATTCAGAAGCTTTTGTCTGTGACAGAGATATAGAATTCAGAGACCAAGGACAACAAAGGATCTTATCACTTGTTACTGGTATTGTGATGACCTGTCTTTACGCAGGCTCTCCTGTTTGCGCCTGTTCTCCAGAGAGTCTGTGGAATCCCAGAGGGCAGGGTcttgattttctcatctatatAGTTAATCCCCTGCAACCCAGCACAGGGCCGGGCACACACAAtatgtgtttaataaataaatgttagtgaGTGAAGAAATGAATAGAGTCACAGATTGTCTCAAgtagaaaatcagaaagaaaaacagatgggAAATAGGAGAGGCAGGGAGACTTGGGGAGGGGGATGGAAACAGTAAAATATACTGAGGTTCAAAGGCAGGCAGCTCAGGAGAGAGAAATAATAGTTTATATCTGTACAGCCTGAGCCTTTTTCACATACATGACCTCACTTACCCTGCCAGACTTCCCAGGGTACTAGGTATTATTAGCCCATTATACAGGTGAGATAAATGAGGTTAGGAAGGTCACGAGACTTGCCCAGATGTGATTCGGCTAGAAGGGCAGGGCTGAcactggaaagaaacagaaggacGAATAAAGACAGAGATGAAAGCAGAGATAGTAAATGAGatcaggagacagagtgagaggcagaggtgagacCTAGCAGGCAGGAGAGTAACCCACGCTCTTTCACAAGAGTAAAGCCCCCTCCCTCGCTCTCAAGTTCGTCAGCCACAGCTCCAGCCTGCGGGAGGCTGGGGATCGCCAGGAGAGCAGCGAGGGGGGCGGAGCCCGGAGTGCGGGCAAAGGCCCCCCCCCAGCTCCATGCTCCAAGATCCCCTAGACAACCCTTGGGGCTGGGGTCTTCTGCCTGCCCCCCAACACATGCGGGCTGTGGGGAGACCCAGGGCGCGcctcgcccctcgcccctcccccgccGGCTCAAACAAAGGAGCCCCGGCGCGCGGCCAGGCTCAGGCGGCGCCGCGCAAAGAGCGGGTGGCGGGCGCGCGCAAAGCCCGGGAGCGCGCAGACTTGGCTAGGCGCTCGCCCGGTTCGGCCCGGCTACCTGGGGTTACTGGAGTTCCAGTAGACTACGTGGCGGAGGCTGGAGCCCCCGCGCAGAGGGGAGCCGAGGAACGCGGCCCAGAGGACAGTCCGCAGCAGGGGCAGCAGCCGCATCGCCCCCGAGGTCCGATTTGGTCTGGCCTGGCAGGACCCGGCCCGCTTCACAGTCGAGGCGAGAAAGGTACAAAGTGAAGAGGGAAGTTGCGGAAAGGGGAGTGGGGTACGGAGATTCACTGACCCCGCCCCTGGATAACTTTCCACCAATGGGAGCgcatctcctcctctccccccagCACCAACTCCAGTTAACCCTCTGTGCACCGCAGCGCGCGCCAGGTTCGCCAAAGCTTCCACTGAAGCTGCACCGCACTGCGAGGGGGCGGGAAGGAAGGACGTATTCCAACAGCAGTATTTTTAGGGAGGTCATCCCTTTCGTGTCTGCTTTAGTGCAGGGTAGACTGCCTTATTAGAAGTTTGGAAGATTTTAAATAAGGGTACATAACCTTAGCCCAGATAGGGGAAAGTGAGGCGCGGGCGAGGATCCATGAAGCCTGTCCAACCACCTTCATGCACTGCCCCGTTTTCTTTGCACATCTAGGGACAGTGCAAGCGGAAGGGACAACACAGCTTCTGGGACCACCTTCCCTAAAGAGCCTTAGGTGGCGCGCTAGATGCTTACTTTGGGATTGGCGTCTGTCCCTTGCCGCTCCACACCTTCGTTGCGGGCTGGGGGCCCACGCGGCCCCAGTCCCTAAGACGAAGTAATGAGGTGGTTGCGGCCTGTACAAAGCACCTTTGTTCCCGATCCCTTAGGTGGCGGCGGCGGAGGGGGAGGAGGCAGGTGCACGGCCTTGGGATCGTGGGAGCAGCCGCCGCCCCGCTCCACCCTGGCTCCTAGGCTCTGAGAACATCAGCCAGATCCACTTTTCCCAACCAATGGTCAGAGTGGGGACGGCAGGTCCAACAGCTTGACAGATTGCGCCGAAAGCCACCCCAGTCTGGGCAGAGGGAAGCCGCGAGCATCCCGGGTACACAAGCCGACCCTTTCTGGTACCCCCGCCCCACACAGCCCGCCCTCGTCTGAGGCGGCAGCGTCTCCTGGCGGCCAGACCTGGAACCGCAGCAGGAGCGACCCGGGTTCTAGAAGCAGGCAAACTCTGCGGAACGCTCCCAAGATGTCACGTTTATTGCAGCTGAGCAGAGACAGGCTGTGCGGACCTTCCTCAACCCTGTccaacccccagcccctccccaagcCCCGGCTGCAACTACGCCGGCAGGTCCGCAGAGTGCTGCTTGACAGCGCGTGGCGGTGCCCGGAGCCTTAAGACACCGCATACAGTCTCTGGCGCCTTCAGTCATGGTAGGGGACTCCAGAGGGCACGCCCGCCTCTTGAAGCCCTAAGTCCGGCTTGGAGGCAGCGGAACGTCCAGAGATGTCAGAGGTAGAGCGAGGACACTGTCGGAGGCGGTGGCGCTGGTCTGGATTGCGGGAAGCCAAGAAAAAAGGGTCAGAGGCCCCCTTCCCCCAGGTCACTTGCCCCGCCCACCCATCCCCAGGGCTCCTCCTACCTGGAGGGTACCACTAGGGGTGGGATTCCAGCTCCTGGGCCGGGCAGGTCACCCGATGGGCACCGGCCCTGGGGGTCGGCAGGCAGTGGCTTCCTTGGGGGTGGGGGCTTGGCTGGCCCCTGAGActgagggagagaaggcaggaggCCGGCTTAGGTGTGGGGGGGTGTCATGTTGCCCACCCCCAACGCACTGGTGCTGGGGAACACCAGCTTGGGGGCAGCACCAGCGGTCACCCTTGTCTGCAAACAAACCTGTCACCATTAAAGGCACCACCGGGATATGTGCCCTCATGCACTGAGGGGGCATCTCGCCACGGCCACCACCGTCATGGCTACCAGCACCACAGCCCTAGGTGGGGGGAGAGGCCGTGCCCTTCTCCCCCCACCGTTACCTTCGGGCTTCTCACCACCGGGTCAGCGGGCAGAGGGCGGGTAGGGGGATTGGGTCGGTCAGCCAGCTCAGCCTGAACAGAGAGAGTGGCAGTGGCTGTGAGAGCATAACCAGGGGCTGTGGACATGCATCGAGATTCCCCAGAGGGGTTCAAGTCAACATGCAAAGTCAGCCAGGGGGCAGGAGAGAATGAGGGCATGCGCAGAGGGCTTGGAGGCATGCCTGCTGATGTCTCAGGGGAGGAAGGTGTAGGTCAACCGCGGAGTCCCTGGCCGACTGCAGTCCCGCCATTGACCACCAGATGGTGGTAgaaaccaaggcaggaggctcaccCTTTGCTGCTTCTGGGGCTCAGAGTGTCTGAAAGCTGAGGGGCACCCCATCACCTAATGAAGAGCACCACTGGCAGGGAGCAGGGATGAGAACTGCAGTTGGGTACCAAGcctcccacctgccttggctcaGGGCGGGCCCTGGCCCAGATTTACCTGGAGTCTCTTGGACACAGGGTCAGGCGGCAGCGGCCTGGAAGGGGGGGCCGGGAAGCTGAGAGCACTAGCCTGCTGAGGGGGCAGGAGGGGCAGATAGGCACAGAGGGGGAACAGGAAGCAGAGAGACAGAGTGGGCAGAGAAGGGTCAGTGCCCAGGGAGGGCCAGCAGGGGCCCAGGGCAGTGGGTGCTGTGCATGCAGTTACGCAGGTGCATGCAGATGGGGAGCGAGTGGGGAGGAGGTGTGCACACACTCCCATCATCCAAGCAGAGGGCTCAGGGCGGGGATGCTCACCAGCCCTTCTGACATGGTGACCTGGGCCCACGGAAGGCCATTCTGAGCACCACTGCCCTTGTGCCCTCCTGGGGTCACTGCTGGGGGCATGGATAGACCCACCTCTCAAAGCCACCTCTTGGCCAGCGGATGGAGCCCAGCAGCTCCTGCTCCAGCTGGCTGCCCTCCCCACTCTTCTGGACTCAGCTTCTCTGCCTGTagccaggggaggggagggcagggctggcccTGACTCCTTCGACTGACTCTTGGGCAGTGCTAGCCTTTCTCTGAGTCTGGAGCCTTTAATGCGCACCCCCCAGGGCCCAAGCTGGATGCCCGGCCAAGGTGGAGTCCCCTTCCTCTGGCATCCGGGACTCACCTTAGTGCCTCGCGCCAGCAGGGCCCTCTGCGGAGGTCCTGGCCGTTCAGGGGGACCTGATTGGGCTGCCCTATGCATGAGGAAAGGCAAGAAGGGAGAGGGCCCAGCCTCAGACCCTGTTTTCTACCTTATGCCATCCTTGAGTGGGGTTAACCCTTTGCAGGCACTTATGTGTGGTTTAGGTAAAATTGTGGTAGGGCCGGGGTGGGGGGCAGTATTTATTAGCTTGAGGGAAGACCCTACTTATCCAGCACAGGGGCTCCTGGGGAGAAATGGCCCTAGCACTCCAGCCACCCCACAGGGTCACAGCTGTGAGGTAAAAAGCTGTGGGCACATATAGGGAAGGGAGGTGTGGGGTATGGCAGTCAGCAACTTTAAGGTCCAAGGGGCCTGGGGCTCAGAACCAGGTGGCAGGGGCTGCAGAGGTGAGGCAGCCTTCAGCACTGTCCCCAGTTGAAGGAAGTGGTAGCAGGGAGGTGATGCTCATACCTGTACTGGCAGGTGGGTCCCTTGAGCTGGCAGAGTCGCTGGTGCAGGCGGGCACGGTACCAGTAGCTGGCACCAAGCATCACCAAGACCAATAacaccaggaggctgaggagcagCCCTGTGGTCAGGGAGCTGGTTGCTGTGGGCGGAAGTCAGGTTTACGGGAGGACAAGGCTAAGAACTCTGGATCCATGAAGGCGCAGGGGGCAGGGAGTGAAGTCAAGTGATCAGGGAGAGTGAAAGGGTCAAGGGGCACAGACTCAGGGAACCAGCAGCAAAGGGGGGTCAGAAAGAGAGGGCCGAGGGGGAAAGATAAAGCATGAGACGCTTTGCCCTCCCAGCTgcccctgtcccccacccccatgctACCTTTGAGCTGAGTGGTGCAGTCAGGGGGTGCCCAGCCCTCCTCACAGTAGCAGTGCCTGTTGCTGTCACAGACCTAGGAGGTACAAGGCAAGCAATGAGGAGCTCTGCACTCTGGAACTATTTCCTTGTCTCTAGCTTTTCAAGATCTCAGATTTCTACAACTGGGGGTTGTGCTGGGTATGTGTGTAGAGAGAGCCCGGAGGGAGGGTCTTTATCCATACCACAGCAAATTAGATCAAACtaatacttactgagcaccttctgtgtgctgggcactgtggtacatgctttctttctttgtgtttgttttgttttgttttattttattttattttagacagcaagtaagatggagtctcactctgttgcccaggctggagtgcagtggtgcaattatggctcactgcagccccgaactcctggactcaagcaatcctcctgcctcagcctgccaagtagctgggagcataggtgtgcaccagcaggcctgaataatttttaaatttttccttgatagaaatggggtctcactatgttgaccaggctggttttgaactcctggcctcaagtgatcctcctgccttggcctcccaaagtactgtgatttggctgggtgcagtggcttacccctataatcccagcactttgggaggctgaggcgggcggatcacttgaggtcagaagttcgagactagtctggccaacatagtgaaacctatctctactgaaaatacaaaaattagctgggcatggtggtgggtgcctgtaatcccagctagtagggaggctgagacatgagaaatgtttgagcctgggaggcagaggttgcagtgagcggagatcacgccagtgcactccagcctaggcaacagagcgagactctgtctcaaaacaaaacaaacaaacaaaaaaactgtgattataggcatgagccactgcgcccagcctgtgctAGATGCTTTCATACTCATCTCATGTACCCTGGATGGGGATACTATTATTATAGCCATTTgataggtggggaaactgagctCAGCAAAGTTAGTAACCTGCCCGAGATCACACAACTAGGAAGTAGTAGAGCAAGGATTAAAACCCAGATATGTCTATTTCCAAAGCCCAGCATCCTTTTCCTCTTGAGGCTCTCTGCTCCCCTTCCACTTCCCCCATCCCAGCTCACCCCATGTCCATGGCATTTGCTTCGACATTCCTGTGCCCCCAGGAGATCCACACGCTGGCATCGATGGTCTATACACACCTGACCCAGGGAGAGAAGAGCCTGGATCAGATTCCCACAAAGCTTTAATGGGACTGGGAGGCCAATAAGGTTGAGGCCACACCCTGcgtttacagatggggaaaccaaggcataGTGAGTTGATAGGACTTTGCTCCATCTGAAGTAAGAAACTGACTTCCCTTGGAGTCCCTGCCTTTGACATTGGTgaatggtgaagtctgggctcTGTTCACTGTGGTCCAAATGTCCCTTCTCACACCTGGTCTTGCCCACCCAGGCGGCTCACCAGGCCAGGGCCACAGGCTGTGCCAGGCAGAGTCAGGAGGGGCTGGGCCACATCACTGCCCAGGTCCAGGTGCACCCAGCTGCAGTTCAGCTCAGTCCCATTCACATCTATTGTCTCCCAGAGTAGATCCCGGATGGAGCCCAGCAGAGGCTGGGTCCTACCTGTCTGGCACTGGAGCTGCCCACAAATGGCATctctggggggagggggaagggcacACAGAGTTAGTAGGAGCAGGGCCAAGGCTCTCAGAAACCCAAAGGAGGAGCCAGGTTTCCTCACTTACCTAGGGGTGCAGGACACATAACTGCCACTGGGGTTGCGCCCACAGCTTCCAAAAGCATTTCCCCGAGTATTAGCTGTCTGGAGGCAAAGTGGCGCAGCGGGCTGGGCTCCAGGTCCCCAAAGTGACTGGCACTGCTGGGCATAGGAGGCACAACGCCCGTGCATGCACACAGCTTGCCCGCCAGCGCAGGGCTCACCATCCCCTAGGCTGACATCAGGGGGACACTGGGAGCTGTCTCCTGGGCAGAATTCAGGCAAGTCACAATCCCCTCTGGTAGGACGACACTGCCAGCCAGACGGGCGCAGCTGTGGAGGGTGGATGAGCATCAGTGTGGGCACTGAGCAAATCCAGCTGGGGGTCAGAATGACCCTTTCCATTTTGGCCCCGGCAGGTGAGCTCTAGGTGGCCAGTCTAGTCTCTACCCACCTGGCAATTTTGACAACAGGGTCCATCAGATGCACACTGTGCACCTGGCCTCAGCTGGCAGGTCGAGGAATCACAGCAGGGATCGACGCAGTCCTGTGGGCAGGAGCACGGGGGCCGGGCATCAGAGCAGGTGGGGCCTGTGAGCCTCCCTCcaatccctcctcctcccacaggCCAAGATCAGAAGCTACACAGCAAGCGAGGGCTAGAGCCCAACAACCCATGTGCTGTCCCCACAGACAGGGCAAGTAGGAGAGGGGTGGGAAGTCCCTTCAGAACCCAGGAggagctcaggaggctgggagagggctAATGAGCCAGGGTGAAGGCACAGAAATGAGTAGGGCGAGGCTTTGGGAAAGGGGCTCACATTCGGGAAGCCACAGTCACACTGCTCGCCCGGCTCCACAAACGTATTTCCGCAGAAAGCCGCCATAGGGGGTAGGCTAGGCAGCCGTTCAAAGAGGCAGCTGCCCATTCCATCCAGGAGGGCTTTCTCCAGGGCCCGTCGGCTGCAGTTGCTGAAGTTCAGGCCTGGTAGGAAGCTGGGGAGGGTGGCAAGGAAGGTTGGGGCTGGGGGcctctccctgccccctgccccacaTCCTCTCTCCATCCTGCAGCTACTTACTCTGTGGAGGCCTCCATGATGCAGGTCTTGGCTGGGGCTGGACCTGGACAGGGGCAGCTATTCCCAGGCAAATCATGGTCCAGGCCCAGGCTGTGGCCCAACTCATGGGCTATGGAGGAGGCGACTCCCAGGATGCTGGTGGAGTGGTCCTGTCATTGGGGAGGGGTACCGCAGGTCCAGTCCCAGCCTGCCTCCACCACAATGCCCAGACCACCCTCTCTGCGCCTGTTCCCTCCACATCTGACCTCACGGGCACTCAGCAGGCACTGCTTCCCTCCTGAATTGCTTCTAAAGTAGGAGAACCCAGGCCTGGATGGCAGAAACCTGGGTTCTAGCTCAGCTCTGTCCCCCTCCCTCACTGGAGGGAGATCACCTCTGTTCtttgggccttagctgcctcctaCCCTCCTCTAAGAAATGGGAAGACTGCACAGGGGATGACTGTGTACACTGTGACTAGCTGGCCACAAGCGAGGGCTCCCTGATAGCAAAGGCCACATCATGCATCTCCACCCTCTATACCCATAGCTTTGGGGTTGGGCAACTTTATAGGGGGGTTTCAGTGAATAAATGCCACCGCACTTGGGAGGAACTGAATTGGGAATGAGGAGGAGACCTGGAAATAACTCACCATGTTCACACCTCCTGAGAAGTCAGGAGAACAGATGGAGTTCTGAATGGCCATGCCCACCGTAGGCCCAGAAAATGAAGTACCACTGTGGGACAGAGAGGCTAAAATTCAGGGCCAGAAGCCACAGTGGTCAGAGCTCCAGGGGCTGAGGTAGGGTGCTGAAGGGGTGTGAATTTGGCCAGGACAGGACTGGCCtctctggctgagtccagggccCTTACGTCACCAGCTGGGCACTGTCGTGGGGCAATCGAGGCAGCAAATGTGCCCTGCGCCAGTGGAGGAAGTTTTCGAGGGTGACAGCTGGGTTTGGGCTGATCTCCACCAGGTCACGCTGGGTCCAGGCCTCCAGGCCCACTAGTGCCACTCGTACATTCAGGGGCCGGAAGAACTGAAAGACAGCTGGGGCTCAGAAGAGGGGTTGTCATGGTcaggggcctggggtgggggctgccctGTCCAGCACTCACTGTGTCCAGCAAGAGGGCCACTTCCAATGTGCGGTTTAGCAGGTGCTGGAAGTCCCGGTATTTCTGGACCTGTAGGCCAAGAGAGGTGACACGAAAGGCGGCGGGGCAGTGCAGGGGGAGGAGCATGTGCAGGGGCCAGCAGGCTCACCTCCGAGTGATCAGCCACAATCACCAACTCCACAGTCTTGGTCTCTGTTACCACATCCCGCCTCCACTATGGACAAGAAGAATTATCAAGCAAACCTGCCGCTCGCAGCCAGCAGCTGTGCAGGGCTGACCAAGAGGCAGCCACTCCTACTCTGTGGGTCAAATAGGAGGGTGAagagcccattttacagatgagccacTGAAGGCCAGAGGGCCCAGGAACTTGCCAAGGAGGACCAGGAAGTAGATAATGAAGGTTGGAGTAGACCCCTGCTTTTCTGGCTCCAAACTCAGtggtttttttcaaatttttaaaaaacagtaatttagctgggcgcagtggctcacgcctgtaatcccagcactttgggaggctgaggtgggtggatcacgaggtcaggagatggagaccatcctggataacacggtgaaacactgtctgtactaaaaaatacaaaaaattagctaagtgtagtggcgggtgcctgtagtcccagctactcgggaggctgaggcaagagaatggcatgaacccgggagacggagcttgcagtgagccaagatcgcaccactgcactccagcctgggagacagagcgagactctgtctcaaataataataataataataataataataatttttaaaaatcccaataaCAACTCTTGTCACTTACCATAGGCCTGGCATAgttttaagcactttacatcTATATggactcatttaatcttcccagcAACTCTGTGCAGCAAGTagttttattatcttcattttacaaattaggaaattGGGTTTATATTGCTTTATCATTGGTAACTACGTATTATCTATAACCAAGTGAGAGCTCTCTGCAAATGGGATCATAGGACAGACGAAGAGTTTGAGCCAAATACAACTAATAAATGGATAGGCCATTTATTAGTTGTAGGGCCTTGGGCAAACCACCTAATCTGTCTcagctagattttattttattttatttttattttattttttgagacgaagtctcactctgtcacccaggctggtgtgtagtggctccatctcggcccactgaaacctctgcctcctgggctcaagcgattcttccacttcagcctcctgagtggctggaactacgcgtgcac
This portion of the Pongo abelii isolate AG06213 chromosome 1, NHGRI_mPonAbe1-v2.0_pri, whole genome shotgun sequence genome encodes:
- the ADAM15 gene encoding disintegrin and metalloproteinase domain-containing protein 15 isoform X15, coding for MRLALLWALGLLGAGSPLPSWPLPNIALLSIPSVLSWGVLGPAGGTEEQQAESEKAPREPLEPQVLQDLKKVLQTSLPEPLRIKLELDGDSHILELLQNRELVPGRPTLVWYQPDGTRVVSEGHTLENCCYQGRVQGYAGSWVSVCTCSGLRGLVVLTPERSYTLEQEPGDLQGPPIISRIQDLHLPGHTCALSWQESVYTQTPPEHPLGQRHIRRWRRDVVTETKTVELVIVADHSEVQKYRDFQHLLNRTLEVALLLDTFFRPLNVRVALVGLEAWTQRDLVEISPNPAVTLENFLHWRRAHLLPRLPHDSAQLVTGTSFSGPTVGMAIQNSICSPDFSGGVNMDHSTSILGVASSIAHELGHSLGLDHDLPGNSCPCPGPAPAKTCIMEASTDFLPGLNFSNCSRRALEKALLDGMGSCLFERLPSLPPMAAFCGNTFVEPGEQCDCGFPNDCVDPCCDSSTCQLRPGAQCASDGPCCQNCQLRPSGWQCRPTRGDCDLPEFCPGDSSQCPPDVSLGDGEPCAGGQAVCMHGRCASYAQQCQSLWGPGAQPAAPLCLQTANTRGNAFGSCGRNPSGSYVSCTPRDAICGQLQCQTGRTQPLLGSIRDLLWETIDVNGTELNCSWVHLDLGSDVAQPLLTLPGTACGPGLVCIDHRCQRVDLLGAQECRSKCHGHGVCDSNRHCYCEEGWAPPDCTTQLKATSSLTTGLLLSLLVLLVLVMLGASYWYRARLHQRLCQLKGPTCQYRAAQSGPPERPGPPQRALLARGTKQASALSFPAPPSRPLPPDPVSKRLQLSDTLSPRSSKG
- the ADAM15 gene encoding disintegrin and metalloproteinase domain-containing protein 15 isoform X17 yields the protein MRLALLWALGLLGAGSPLPSWPLPNIALLSIPSVLSWGVLGPAGGTEEQQAESEKAPREPLEPQVLQDLKKVLQTSLPEPLRIKLELDGDSHILELLQNRELVPGRPTLVWYQPDGTRVVSEGHTLENCCYQGRVQGYAGSWVSVCTCSGLRGLVVLTPERSYTLEQEPGDLQGPPIISRIQDLHLPGHTCALSWQESVYTQTPPEHPLGQRHIRRWRRDVVTETKTVELVIVADHSEVQKYRDFQHLLNRTLEVALLLDTFFRPLNVRVALVGLEAWTQRDLVEISPNPAVTLENFLHWRRAHLLPRLPHDSAQLVTGTSFSGPTVGMAIQNSICSPDFSGGVNMDHSTSILGVASSIAHELGHSLGLDHDLPGNSCPCPGPAPAKTCIMEASTDFLPGLNFSNCSRRALEKALLDGMGSCLFERLPSLPPMAAFCGNTFVEPGEQCDCGFPNDCVDPCCDSSTCQLRPGAQCASDGPCCQNCQLRPSGWQCRPTRGDCDLPEFCPGDSSQCPPDVSLGDGEPCAGGQAVCMHGRCASYAQQCQSLWGPGAQPAAPLCLQTANTRGNAFGSCGRNPSGSYVSCTPRDAICGQLQCQTGRTQPLLGSIRDLLWETIDVNGTELNCSWVHLDLGSDVAQPLLTLPGTACGPGLVCIDHRCQRVDLLGAQECRSKCHGHGVCDSNRHCYCEEGWAPPDCTTQLKATSSLTTGLLLSLLVLLVLVMLGASYWYRARLHQRLCQLKGPTCQYRAAQSGPPERPGPPQRALLARGTKQASALSFPAPPSRPLPPDPVSKRLQVNLGQGPP